A single Sphingopyxis chilensis DNA region contains:
- the tilS gene encoding tRNA lysidine(34) synthetase TilS yields the protein MSAPMLPPQKQKQAADRDIAGRLAGDVAALLGPDWHRLHYGVAVSGGPDSMALLWLMTSLLPGQVWAATVDHGLRKGSDDEARMVAGFCEREHIPHSTLRPPTPITGSQQAAARAERYRLLEQWREANALDHIVTAHHADDQLETIVMRLNRSSGVGGLAAIRAKNGLILRPLLDWRRRELVQVALENDLPFVDDPSNSDDRFDRARLRHALQSQTALDPVASARSAAWLAEADEALDWAVERLIASWPDASDIAVIRDESYPPEIFRRIVAQRLRANAPQLVLRGASLEGVIAAMHEGRRAMVGALLIDAVRGLEGTIWRISAAPRRNTTKKA from the coding sequence ATGTCCGCACCGATGCTGCCGCCGCAAAAGCAAAAGCAGGCTGCTGATCGCGACATCGCCGGCCGGCTCGCCGGCGATGTCGCGGCGCTTCTGGGCCCCGACTGGCACCGGCTCCACTATGGCGTGGCGGTGTCGGGCGGACCCGACAGCATGGCGCTGCTCTGGTTGATGACCAGCCTGCTTCCCGGACAGGTCTGGGCGGCAACGGTCGATCACGGCCTGCGCAAGGGGTCGGACGACGAAGCGCGGATGGTCGCGGGTTTTTGCGAGCGCGAGCATATCCCGCACTCAACGCTGCGCCCGCCGACGCCGATCACCGGATCGCAACAGGCGGCGGCGCGCGCCGAACGCTACCGCCTGCTCGAACAATGGCGCGAGGCGAACGCGCTCGACCATATCGTCACCGCGCATCACGCCGACGACCAGCTCGAAACGATCGTAATGCGCCTCAACCGGTCGAGCGGCGTCGGCGGCCTCGCCGCGATCCGCGCGAAAAACGGCCTGATCCTGCGTCCGCTGCTCGACTGGCGGCGGCGCGAACTCGTGCAGGTCGCGCTCGAAAACGACCTGCCCTTCGTCGACGATCCGTCGAACAGCGACGATCGCTTCGATCGCGCGCGGCTGCGCCATGCGCTGCAATCGCAGACCGCGCTCGATCCCGTGGCCTCGGCGCGGTCGGCGGCCTGGCTCGCCGAGGCTGACGAAGCGCTCGACTGGGCGGTCGAACGGCTCATCGCCTCATGGCCCGACGCGTCGGATATCGCGGTGATCCGCGACGAAAGTTATCCGCCCGAAATCTTCCGTCGCATCGTCGCGCAGCGCCTGCGCGCCAACGCGCCCCAGCTCGTCCTGCGCGGCGCTTCGCTCGAAGGCGTGATCGCCGCGATGCACGAGGGTCGCCGCGCGATGGTCGGCGCGCTGCTGATCGACGCCGTGCGCGGGCTCGAAGGGACGATCTGGCGCATTTCCGCGGCACCGCGCCGGAACACGACGAAAAAGGCCTGA
- a CDS encoding tetratricopeptide repeat protein, with translation MMTRQITFLGAATIALAAAMPAAAQDTNIGKRVERLEKEMRAVQRSVFPGGSPTFFEGEIAPDNTPGERSRANAPVIDLTARVDALEAQLQTLTGQTEQNAFQLRELEKAFTAYKAEMDKRFADPAEVDPAATPAGLAPTVRPLTTVSTAAAAPAKKPAEKPAAKPGAADAARLALVKKVEVPSTGNETQDAYDYGFRLWGAKLYPEAQAQLKSVVAKWPKTSQASFAQNLLGRAYLDEGKPSLAAVAFYNNYKDRPSGPRAPHSLMYMGVALDKLGRKADACKAFRELDEVYGDKAPQDVRTDAAAAKAKAGC, from the coding sequence ATGATGACGCGTCAGATCACTTTCCTCGGAGCCGCAACGATCGCGCTCGCCGCGGCGATGCCGGCGGCCGCGCAGGACACGAATATCGGCAAACGGGTCGAACGGCTTGAAAAGGAGATGCGGGCGGTCCAGCGTTCGGTCTTCCCCGGCGGCAGCCCGACCTTTTTCGAAGGCGAGATCGCGCCCGACAATACGCCCGGCGAACGCTCGCGCGCCAACGCCCCGGTGATCGACCTGACCGCACGCGTCGACGCGCTCGAGGCCCAGTTGCAGACGCTGACCGGCCAAACCGAGCAGAACGCGTTCCAGCTGCGTGAGCTCGAAAAGGCGTTCACCGCCTACAAGGCCGAAATGGATAAGCGCTTCGCCGATCCGGCGGAAGTCGATCCGGCCGCAACGCCCGCGGGCCTCGCACCCACCGTAAGGCCGCTCACGACCGTATCGACCGCGGCAGCGGCGCCGGCGAAAAAACCGGCTGAAAAGCCGGCGGCGAAGCCCGGCGCTGCCGATGCCGCGCGGCTCGCGCTCGTCAAAAAGGTCGAAGTGCCGTCGACCGGCAACGAAACGCAGGATGCCTATGACTATGGTTTTCGCCTGTGGGGTGCGAAACTTTATCCCGAGGCGCAGGCGCAGCTGAAGAGCGTCGTCGCCAAATGGCCGAAGACCAGCCAGGCGAGCTTTGCGCAGAACCTGCTCGGCCGTGCCTATCTCGACGAGGGCAAGCCGAGCCTCGCCGCGGTCGCCTTCTACAATAATTACAAGGATCGCCCGAGCGGTCCGCGTGCGCCGCACAGCCTGATGTATATGGGTGTCGCGCTCGACAAGCTCGGCCGCAAGGCCGACGCCTGCAAGGCGTTCCGCGAACTCGACGAAGTCTATGGTGACAAGGCGCCACAGGATGTCCGCACCGATGCTGCCGCCGCAAAAGCAAAAGCAGGCTGCTGA
- a CDS encoding helix-turn-helix domain-containing protein, which yields MTDEDVAPEQGELAITRTGDRLRLAREAAGLSLADVATRTRITQRHLAAIEKSDFSELPGRTYVTGFARAYARAVDLPEAEIGAAVRQELEDDEYGSRPLYEAYEPTDPARLPTARLTWTLVIVTLLLASAYGVWRFLSVEPDEALIAAQNRAADESEAPQADTAAAPEAKAGAAAVAANAPVVLTGLSEVWIGFDDATGKTENWRTLDAGEVYQVPPAYIEQFTLRTSIPQALRVTVGGRDIGSIGPADTLVKGVSLKPADLVARTEGGAAIPAGPRPKG from the coding sequence ATGACGGATGAGGACGTCGCCCCCGAACAGGGCGAGTTGGCGATCACGCGCACCGGCGATCGGCTTCGGCTGGCGCGGGAAGCGGCTGGTCTGTCGCTCGCCGACGTGGCGACGCGCACGCGCATTACCCAGCGTCATCTCGCCGCGATCGAAAAGTCCGATTTTTCGGAACTTCCGGGCCGGACCTATGTCACCGGTTTCGCGCGCGCCTATGCCCGCGCTGTCGACCTGCCCGAGGCCGAAATCGGTGCCGCGGTGCGTCAGGAACTCGAAGACGACGAATATGGCTCGCGGCCGCTTTACGAAGCCTATGAGCCGACCGATCCCGCGCGCCTGCCCACCGCGCGGCTGACCTGGACCCTGGTTATCGTCACGCTGCTCCTCGCGTCGGCCTATGGCGTCTGGCGTTTCCTTTCGGTCGAACCCGACGAGGCATTGATCGCCGCGCAAAACCGTGCCGCGGATGAATCCGAAGCGCCACAAGCCGACACCGCCGCGGCGCCTGAAGCCAAAGCGGGCGCCGCCGCCGTCGCGGCGAACGCGCCGGTCGTGCTGACCGGCCTTTCGGAAGTCTGGATCGGCTTCGACGATGCCACTGGCAAAACCGAGAACTGGCGCACGCTCGATGCGGGCGAAGTGTATCAGGTTCCGCCCGCCTATATCGAGCAGTTCACGCTGCGGACCAGCATCCCTCAGGCGCTGCGGGTCACCGTCGGCGGCCGCGATATCGGATCCATCGGGCCGGCCGACACGCTCGTGAAGGGCGTTTCGCTGAAACCCGCGGACCTTGTCGCGCGCACCGAAGGCGGCGCAGCAATCCCCGCGGGACCGCGCCCCAAGGGCTGA
- the hslU gene encoding ATP-dependent protease ATPase subunit HslU codes for MNKDLTPKAIVAALDTHIIGQTAAKRAVAVALRNRWRRQQLSPDLRDEVSPKNILMIGPTGCGKTEISRRLAKLADAPFIKVEATKFTEVGYVGRDVEQIARDLVEEAVRLEKDRRREAVRAAAEEAAMERLLDALTGKGASEATRQSFRQRIREGHLDESEVEIEVADTPSMNFELPGQPGQMSMINLSDMLGKAMGGPPKKRRKLKVIEAATRLIEEEQDKRLDQDDVARVALADAEANGIVFLDEIDKIAVSDVRGGSVSREGVQRDLLPLIEGTTVATKYGPMKTDHILFIASGAFHVAKPSDLLPELQGRLPIRVELGALSEEDFVRILSETKAGLPEQYAALLGTEGVTLNFTGEAIARVAKLAAEVNEKVENIGARRLQTIMERLVEEISFTAEDKGGTTLDIDAAYVDKQLADVVGDTDLSKYVL; via the coding sequence ATGAATAAAGACCTGACCCCGAAGGCGATCGTCGCCGCGCTCGACACGCATATCATCGGCCAGACCGCGGCGAAGCGCGCGGTCGCGGTCGCGCTCCGCAACCGCTGGCGCCGCCAGCAGCTTTCGCCCGACCTGCGCGACGAGGTCAGCCCGAAGAATATCCTGATGATCGGCCCCACCGGCTGCGGCAAGACGGAGATTTCGCGCCGCCTCGCCAAGCTCGCCGACGCGCCTTTCATCAAGGTGGAGGCGACCAAGTTCACTGAGGTCGGCTATGTCGGCCGCGACGTCGAACAGATCGCGCGCGACCTTGTCGAGGAAGCGGTGCGGCTCGAGAAGGATCGCCGCCGCGAAGCCGTGCGCGCCGCCGCCGAGGAGGCCGCGATGGAGCGGCTGCTCGACGCACTCACCGGCAAGGGCGCCAGCGAGGCGACGCGCCAGAGTTTCCGCCAGCGCATCCGTGAGGGTCACCTCGACGAGAGCGAGGTCGAGATCGAGGTTGCCGACACCCCGAGCATGAACTTCGAGCTGCCCGGTCAGCCGGGGCAGATGAGCATGATCAACCTTTCGGACATGCTCGGCAAGGCGATGGGCGGCCCGCCCAAGAAGCGCCGCAAGCTGAAAGTCATCGAGGCCGCGACGCGGCTGATCGAGGAAGAGCAGGACAAGCGGCTCGACCAGGATGATGTCGCGCGCGTCGCGCTCGCCGATGCCGAGGCGAACGGCATCGTCTTCCTCGACGAAATCGACAAGATCGCGGTCAGCGACGTGCGCGGCGGCTCGGTGAGCCGCGAGGGCGTCCAGCGCGACCTGTTGCCGCTGATCGAGGGCACGACGGTCGCGACCAAATATGGCCCGATGAAGACCGACCATATCCTCTTCATCGCGTCGGGTGCTTTCCACGTCGCGAAGCCGAGCGATCTCCTTCCCGAACTTCAGGGCCGCCTCCCCATTCGCGTCGAGCTCGGCGCGCTCTCCGAAGAGGATTTTGTCCGTATTCTCAGTGAGACGAAGGCCGGACTTCCCGAACAATATGCAGCATTGCTCGGCACCGAAGGCGTGACGCTGAACTTCACCGGCGAAGCCATCGCGCGCGTCGCGAAACTCGCGGCCGAAGTGAATGAAAAGGTAGAGAATATCGGCGCGCGCCGCCTCCAGACGATCATGGAACGGCTGGTCGAGGAAATCAGCTTCACCGCCGAAGACAAGGGCGGCACCACGCTCGACATCGACGCCGCCTATGTCGACAAGCAACTCGCCGATGTCGTGGGCGACACCGATCTCAGCAAATATGTGCTTTAG
- a CDS encoding FAD-dependent oxidoreductase: protein MPVKASPDRVIRTVAGLRPYRPGGFVVRADTLGTKRLVHNYGHGGSGITMSWGTAKLAVEMGAPGHSGPVAVIGAGIVGLSTARLLQEAGFPVTVYAKALPPHTTSNIAGGQFHPFGLFKADAVTPEWRRQFTAALDYSWRRFQIMVGDDYGVRWLTTYSEGTPEEPKLPTFPPAMRALRRDEHPFPIERLWQYDTIYVETGRYLRQMMRDIEGAGGRIAVRGFASPVEIASLPETLVFNCTGLGARDLFGDTELIPIRGQLAVLIPQPEIQYAFTGDAGYMFPRPDGIVIGGSYERNIWEAEPQPERIARIVAAHQRLFSGFRCPA, encoded by the coding sequence ATGCCGGTGAAGGCGTCACCCGACCGCGTCATCCGCACCGTCGCGGGCCTCCGCCCCTATCGCCCGGGCGGCTTCGTCGTGCGCGCCGACACGCTCGGCACCAAGCGCCTCGTCCACAACTACGGCCACGGCGGGTCGGGCATCACGATGAGCTGGGGCACCGCGAAGCTCGCGGTCGAGATGGGCGCGCCCGGCCACAGCGGCCCAGTCGCGGTGATCGGCGCCGGCATCGTCGGCCTGTCCACCGCGCGGCTGCTTCAGGAAGCGGGCTTCCCGGTCACCGTTTATGCCAAGGCGTTGCCCCCCCACACCACCTCGAACATCGCAGGCGGGCAATTCCACCCCTTCGGCCTGTTCAAGGCCGATGCCGTCACCCCCGAATGGCGGCGGCAATTCACTGCGGCGCTCGATTACAGCTGGCGGCGTTTCCAGATCATGGTCGGCGACGATTATGGCGTACGCTGGCTCACGACCTATTCCGAAGGCACGCCCGAGGAACCCAAGCTTCCGACCTTCCCGCCCGCAATGCGCGCGCTTCGCCGGGACGAGCATCCCTTCCCGATCGAGCGGCTCTGGCAATATGACACGATCTACGTCGAAACGGGCCGCTACCTCCGCCAGATGATGCGCGATATCGAGGGTGCGGGCGGTCGCATCGCTGTGCGCGGCTTCGCTTCGCCCGTCGAAATCGCGTCGCTGCCAGAAACGCTCGTCTTCAACTGCACCGGGCTCGGCGCGCGCGACCTGTTCGGTGACACCGAATTGATCCCGATCCGCGGCCAGCTCGCCGTGCTGATCCCCCAGCCCGAAATCCAATACGCCTTTACCGGCGATGCCGGATATATGTTCCCGCGCCCCGACGGGATCGTCATCGGCGGCAGCTACGAACGCAATATCTGGGAGGCCGAGCCCCAGCCCGAGCGCATCGCGCGCATCGTCGCCGCGCATCAGCGGCTTTTCTCCGGATTCCGCTGCCCCGCTTGA
- the hslV gene encoding ATP-dependent protease subunit HslV, which translates to MTNPHAQSAAPWHGTTILSARSEDKVVIIGDGQVSMGQTVMKPNARKVRRLHDGSVIGGFAGATADAFTLFERLEAKLERHNGQLLRAAVELAKDWRTDKYLRNLEAMMIVADKDVTLVITGNGDVLEPLGGIAAIGSGGNFALSAARALADYEKDPAVLTKKAMEVAADICVYTNDQFTAETIDIKG; encoded by the coding sequence ATGACCAATCCTCATGCGCAAAGTGCCGCGCCCTGGCACGGAACCACCATCCTTTCCGCCCGCAGCGAAGACAAGGTCGTCATTATCGGCGACGGCCAGGTGTCGATGGGCCAGACCGTAATGAAGCCCAACGCCCGCAAGGTGCGGCGCCTCCACGACGGCAGCGTCATCGGCGGTTTCGCTGGCGCGACCGCCGACGCCTTCACCCTCTTCGAACGGCTCGAGGCCAAGCTCGAGCGCCACAACGGCCAGCTCCTGCGCGCCGCGGTCGAACTCGCCAAGGACTGGCGCACCGACAAATATCTGCGTAACCTCGAAGCGATGATGATCGTCGCCGACAAGGACGTCACGCTTGTCATCACGGGCAACGGCGATGTGCTCGAACCGCTGGGCGGCATTGCGGCGATCGGGTCCGGGGGCAATTTCGCGCTCTCGGCGGCGCGCGCGCTCGCCGATTATGAAAAGGATCCCGCGGTGCTGACGAAGAAGGCGATGGAGGTCGCCGCCGACATCTGCGTCTACACCAACGACCAGTTCACGGCCGAGACCATCGACATCAAGGGCTGA
- a CDS encoding class I mannose-6-phosphate isomerase, protein MFVRLQTSVVEKPWGRTDIPTDFGDFSGRRIGEIWFAHPDGDDAPIMVKFLFTSERLSIQVHPDDEAARAAGYPRGKEECWLILDAKPGAELGVGLNREISREELHDAALDGGIVDMVDWRQSQTDDFVYNRAGTIHAIGGGLTVVEVQQNVDCTYRLYDYGRPRELHLDEGLKVARPGPVHDPRDTVVDPHANRMLVSGPHFFLAHLAAPVDSALLAQAQGELTFVPLAAGCRVAGERVALGEAVLLTDPSEIEIDDGARALLTWPA, encoded by the coding sequence ATGTTCGTTCGACTGCAAACATCCGTCGTCGAAAAGCCATGGGGCCGCACCGACATTCCGACCGATTTCGGCGATTTCAGCGGGCGTCGCATCGGCGAAATCTGGTTCGCCCATCCCGACGGCGACGACGCGCCGATCATGGTCAAGTTCCTCTTCACCTCGGAGCGGCTCTCGATTCAGGTCCATCCCGACGACGAAGCCGCGCGTGCCGCCGGCTATCCGCGCGGCAAGGAGGAATGCTGGCTGATCCTCGATGCGAAGCCGGGCGCCGAACTCGGGGTCGGCCTGAACCGCGAGATCAGCCGCGAGGAACTCCACGACGCCGCGCTCGACGGCGGCATTGTCGATATGGTCGACTGGCGCCAGTCGCAGACCGACGATTTCGTCTATAACCGCGCCGGCACGATCCACGCCATCGGCGGCGGACTGACCGTCGTCGAGGTGCAGCAGAATGTCGACTGCACCTATCGCCTCTACGACTATGGCCGCCCGCGCGAACTGCACCTCGACGAAGGGCTGAAGGTCGCAAGGCCCGGCCCGGTCCACGACCCGCGCGACACAGTTGTCGATCCGCATGCGAACCGCATGCTCGTCAGCGGCCCGCACTTCTTTCTCGCGCATCTCGCCGCGCCGGTTGATTCCGCCCTGCTCGCACAGGCACAGGGCGAGCTGACCTTCGTACCGCTGGCGGCGGGCTGCCGTGTCGCCGGCGAACGCGTCGCGCTTGGCGAAGCCGTGCTGCTCACAGACCCCTCGGAGATCGAGATCGACGATGGGGCCCGCGCGCTCCTGACCTGGCCCGCATGA
- a CDS encoding metallophosphoesterase family protein: MFWKRKSRPAQPALGGFSIPEGQRVYAIGDIHGRDDLFGQIVDHIRTDNAARDPADVTLILLGDLVDRGPQSAEVVDRAMRLGDEFPDTRLIIGNHEECFLAALTGDVRRLRYFMRIGGEATVRSYWKDDSGFAEASFEEVAERLPKLVPPDHVHFLGQGEDVIEIGDYAFVHAGIRPGVPLEKQSLSDLRWIRDDFLDDLGDHGKMIVHGHSITLQPDEQANRIGIDVGAFRSGTLAALGLQGRKRWFLFARGEQMENAA, encoded by the coding sequence ATGTTTTGGAAGCGCAAAAGCCGGCCAGCCCAACCGGCGCTCGGCGGCTTTTCCATCCCCGAAGGCCAGCGCGTTTACGCAATCGGCGACATTCACGGCCGCGACGATCTGTTCGGTCAGATCGTAGATCATATTCGCACGGACAATGCCGCTCGGGACCCTGCCGATGTGACCCTCATATTGCTGGGCGATCTGGTTGATCGCGGCCCTCAGTCAGCCGAAGTCGTCGATCGCGCCATGCGGCTCGGCGACGAATTTCCCGATACGCGCCTGATCATCGGGAATCACGAAGAATGCTTTCTCGCCGCGCTGACCGGTGACGTCCGGCGGCTGCGCTATTTCATGCGGATCGGTGGGGAAGCGACGGTCCGTAGCTATTGGAAGGATGATTCAGGTTTCGCCGAAGCATCTTTCGAGGAGGTGGCGGAGCGCCTGCCGAAACTCGTTCCGCCGGACCATGTCCACTTCCTGGGGCAGGGAGAGGATGTCATCGAGATTGGCGATTATGCTTTCGTGCATGCGGGAATTCGCCCAGGCGTCCCTCTCGAAAAACAGTCGCTGTCCGACCTCAGGTGGATCCGCGACGATTTCCTCGACGATCTGGGCGATCACGGCAAAATGATAGTTCATGGGCACAGTATCACGTTGCAGCCCGACGAACAGGCGAATCGCATCGGCATCGACGTGGGGGCCTTTCGTAGCGGTACGCTCGCGGCGCTCGGCCTGCAGGGCCGGAAACGATGGTTTCTTTTCGCGCGCGGGGAACAGATGGAAAATGCCGCCTGA
- a CDS encoding FkbM family methyltransferase, with translation MVGAYGCFISDVIASQDQPFTFLDIGSNQGLYALCASANPNCERVFAFEPNPATFAYLARNIEANGRRDLVTAFNAAIAETPSVELSVPDQHSGAASMFGTGTRITVPSVSSDDMARAFDSSRGSRIIAKIDVEGAETIVLGVLKNLGFLQKIDVIIIEISSNIRGEHHGSEIVAFLNKEGWSERQRSDGSTIFDAVFERS, from the coding sequence ATGGTGGGTGCCTACGGGTGCTTCATCAGCGACGTTATCGCATCGCAGGACCAGCCGTTCACCTTCCTCGATATCGGCTCGAATCAGGGCTTGTACGCGCTCTGCGCGTCCGCAAATCCGAATTGCGAGCGCGTTTTCGCCTTTGAGCCGAATCCTGCGACTTTCGCCTATCTCGCGCGGAATATCGAGGCCAACGGGCGTCGCGACCTGGTCACGGCTTTCAACGCCGCGATCGCGGAAACGCCGTCGGTCGAACTCTCCGTTCCCGACCAGCATTCCGGCGCCGCGAGCATGTTCGGGACAGGCACCCGCATCACCGTCCCCTCGGTTTCTTCCGACGATATGGCCCGGGCCTTCGATTCGAGCCGCGGATCGCGCATCATCGCCAAGATAGACGTCGAAGGCGCCGAGACGATCGTACTCGGTGTGCTCAAGAATCTCGGATTCCTTCAGAAAATCGACGTGATCATCATCGAGATCAGTTCGAACATCCGCGGAGAGCACCATGGATCGGAGATCGTCGCCTTCCTGAACAAGGAAGGATGGAGCGAGCGGCAACGGTCGGATGGCTCCACGATTTTCGACGCCGTTTTCGAGCGCAGCTGA
- a CDS encoding O-antigen ligase family protein, protein MIVILFVVLVFLLGGGSRSDIASLPLLRAASVMFMCWAIAGMESADWRRVRVPLALLLALTVWIALQLVPLPPDIWHGLPGRETIVAIDRLLGQADLWRPISLTPSDTWNSLLGMTVPLAAACLIARLDAEDYPRLLAAFVAIAAVSAMLGFMQVLLGTGNAAYLYRITNSNAMVGLFANRNHHAVMQACAVLIAAALLRDELMRKRQRRSAQLLLALAALLSTAMTVMIGSRAGLVAGFVAFVLGYAMVVPAWRTRPVGRHGDPRRISVSRMALVWAWAPPVLLGVLSVTIISLADRSTSISRLAEQSVAEDLRVLAWPAVQQMMGLFWTTGSGFGSFPDAYKMFEPDSLLLPSYFNHAHNDLAEMVITGGLPFVLIALVAAAWIARRAVAHGLRNLVKGHRGDNRLALLGVILLLVAASAVDYPLRVPSLQILGIMAVLLLCCPRTARSRD, encoded by the coding sequence TTGATCGTCATCCTGTTTGTCGTGCTGGTTTTCCTGCTTGGCGGCGGATCGCGCAGCGATATTGCTTCCCTGCCATTGCTGCGCGCCGCATCGGTGATGTTCATGTGTTGGGCGATTGCGGGGATGGAAAGCGCCGATTGGCGGCGAGTTCGCGTGCCGCTGGCGTTGCTTCTGGCATTGACCGTTTGGATCGCGTTGCAACTCGTGCCGCTGCCGCCGGATATCTGGCATGGCCTGCCCGGTCGCGAGACGATCGTTGCGATCGACAGGTTGCTTGGACAAGCCGATTTGTGGCGGCCGATCAGCCTGACGCCGTCGGATACCTGGAACAGCCTGCTCGGGATGACCGTGCCGCTTGCCGCGGCTTGCCTGATCGCGCGACTGGATGCCGAAGACTATCCCAGGCTGCTGGCGGCATTCGTCGCAATTGCAGCCGTGAGTGCCATGCTCGGATTCATGCAGGTACTGCTGGGGACGGGGAATGCGGCCTATCTTTATCGCATCACCAATTCCAACGCGATGGTCGGCCTGTTCGCGAACCGCAATCACCATGCCGTCATGCAGGCTTGTGCGGTGCTCATAGCCGCGGCGTTGCTGCGGGACGAACTCATGCGCAAGCGGCAACGGCGGTCGGCCCAGCTCCTCCTCGCGCTGGCCGCCTTATTGTCCACGGCGATGACCGTCATGATCGGATCGCGCGCAGGACTGGTGGCCGGCTTCGTCGCCTTTGTCCTGGGTTATGCGATGGTCGTGCCGGCCTGGCGCACGCGTCCCGTCGGACGACACGGCGATCCGCGACGCATATCCGTTTCGCGCATGGCGCTCGTCTGGGCCTGGGCGCCGCCGGTCCTGCTCGGCGTGCTTTCGGTGACGATCATCAGCCTCGCCGACCGCAGCACGTCGATCAGTCGCCTCGCCGAGCAGAGCGTCGCCGAGGATTTGCGCGTTCTGGCGTGGCCGGCCGTGCAGCAAATGATGGGCCTTTTCTGGACGACCGGCAGCGGTTTCGGCTCCTTTCCCGACGCATACAAGATGTTCGAACCCGATTCGCTCCTTTTGCCGAGCTATTTCAACCACGCGCACAATGATTTGGCGGAAATGGTGATTACGGGCGGTTTGCCCTTCGTCCTCATCGCACTGGTTGCGGCGGCCTGGATCGCCCGCCGGGCCGTCGCGCACGGGCTCCGCAATCTGGTGAAGGGGCATCGCGGCGATAATCGTCTGGCATTGCTGGGCGTAATTCTGCTGCTGGTTGCCGCAAGCGCTGTTGACTATCCGTTGCGGGTGCCGTCGCTGCAAATATTGGGCATTATGGCCGTCCTGTTGCTTTGTTGCCCACGGACCGCGCGTTCTCGGGATTAG
- a CDS encoding polysaccharide biosynthesis/export family protein: MPSPHLGPDIFPMNHRYLSVALIAAALTGCAKDPAPVGSRAGTPITVLPSLPMPEASDVVRSTRSSFIGPFTELRVEVFGVEEMQRDIMTDGDGNFSFPLAGMIAAAGKTPDVVAGEIREKLMHRYVRDPQVSVNFKSTSNPLALQSMSVTVDGQVNKSGSYPVVGRMTLMRAVALAGGLNEFAKLEDVVVFRNIGNKQFVGIYNLEGIRRGNYADPEIFPNDVVIVGDSPQRREYKEILRAAPAFLSPLVLLAREF, from the coding sequence TTGCCCAGCCCACATCTTGGACCTGATATATTTCCTATGAATCATCGCTACCTTTCCGTTGCACTCATCGCAGCCGCCTTAACCGGATGCGCAAAGGACCCGGCGCCCGTCGGCAGCCGGGCAGGAACGCCCATCACGGTGCTGCCATCGCTGCCGATGCCGGAAGCCAGCGACGTGGTCCGTTCGACCCGCTCGTCCTTTATCGGGCCATTCACCGAACTCCGCGTCGAGGTGTTTGGCGTCGAGGAAATGCAGCGTGATATCATGACCGATGGGGACGGAAATTTCTCCTTCCCCTTGGCAGGCATGATCGCTGCCGCAGGCAAGACGCCCGACGTCGTAGCCGGCGAAATTCGCGAAAAGCTGATGCATCGTTATGTTCGCGACCCGCAGGTTTCGGTCAACTTCAAATCGACGAGCAACCCGCTGGCGCTGCAATCGATGTCGGTGACCGTCGACGGGCAGGTCAACAAGTCCGGTTCCTATCCGGTCGTCGGCCGTATGACGCTGATGCGCGCCGTCGCACTCGCCGGTGGGTTGAACGAGTTTGCGAAGCTCGAAGATGTCGTGGTGTTCCGCAACATCGGCAACAAGCAATTTGTCGGCATCTACAATCTCGAGGGTATACGCCGCGGCAATTATGCCGATCCGGAGATATTCCCGAACGATGTCGTGATTGTCGGCGATTCGCCCCAGCGCCGCGAGTATAAGGAAATATTGCGCGCCGCGCCGGCATTCCTGTCGCCGTTGGTCCTTCTGGCCAGAGAATTTTAA